A window of the Lagopus muta isolate bLagMut1 chromosome 1, bLagMut1 primary, whole genome shotgun sequence genome harbors these coding sequences:
- the LOC125692757 gene encoding rho GTPase-activating protein 32-like — MPPQELSPRWRGKHGFQVGFFPGECVELINGKIPESLINSVPKPVPKKRGKLLTFLRSVVKARPKQRKEREVEKERVFGRDLGEHLLHSGRDVPQVLQSCAEFIEQHGVVQGIYRLSGVASNVQRLRQEFESEQVPELTVRDVHSASSLCKMYFRELPTPLLTDQLYDKFSDAVGATTEEERLVRMRDVIQQLPAPHYRTLAYLMRHLACLAGHCSTTNMHAKNLAIVWAPNLLRSQQSESACASGRAACTELQTQSSVVEFIIDHTDVLFCSTSGRDLAGGAGHSSLSGPQSVQASSPATELLSLEEAQARRRGHSSSPVVVTESRDIEVEEGPAAVRGKFHTVIDFPSERPSPPSKIKESPAGCWCSCFSLRKASSVAKRQPQHRPREPTDTDVVVLAGDSSSCQPRCARASSDAGLCASMNGGLLGSTSGCGSADRLAHNNSDGHKELIQVQALISPGSAEDADLSLPETTGTSLDCDPVPLQCSPAQAEPVCPDSSTSMLEQVSTSEEKLSLLEEDLDSGLQSQALGSSTESSEPLSP, encoded by the exons ATGCCGCCTCAGGAGCTGAGCCCCCGCTGGAGAGGCAAGCACGGCTTTCAG GTTGGATTTTTCCCTGGTGAGTGTGTGGAGCTCATTAATGGAAAAATCCCGGAGAGTCTCATCAATTCAGTGCCAAAGCCAG TGCCAAAGAAGCGCGGCAAGCTCCTCACCTTCCTTCGTTCCGTGGTGAAGGCCCGGCCAAAGCAACGGAAAGAGcgggaggtggagaaggagagggTGTTCGGCCGTGACCTGGGAGAGCATCTTCTTCACTCTGGTCGTGATG TCCCCCAGGTCCTCCAGAGCTGCGCCGAGTTCATCGAGCAGCATGGCGTGGTGCAGGGGATATACCGCCTGTCCGGCGTGGCGTCCAACGTCCAGAGACTGCG ccaggaatTTGAGTCTGAGCAGGTTCCTGAGCTAACCGTCCGCGACGTTCACAGCGCgagctccctctgcaaaatgtACTTCAGGGAGCTCCCGACCCCCCTGCTGACCGACCAGCTGTACGACAAGTTCTCG gatgctgttggtgcCACTACGGAGGAGGAGCGGCTGGTCAGAATGCGGGACGTCATCCAGCAGCTGCCCGCTCCTCACTACAG GACCTTGGCGTATCTGATGAGACACTTGGCCTGTCTGGCTGGGCACTGCTCCACCACAAACATGCATGCGAAGAACTTAGCGATTGTGTGGGCTCCAAACCTCTTAAG ATCACAGCAGAGCGAGTCTGCCTGCGCCAgtgggagagctgcctgcacgGAACTGCAGACGCAGTCGTCTGTGGTGGAATTCATCATCGACCACACAGACGTCCTCTtctgctccacatctggacgTGACCTCGCAGGTGGAGCAG GGCACAGTTCTCTCTCAGGGCCCCAGTCTGTGCAGGCATCTTCTCCTgctacagagctgctcagcctggaggaggcgcAGGCACGGAGGCgaggccacagcagctctcctgtggttGTGACTGAGAGCAGGGACATAGAGGTGGAAGAAGGCCCCGCAGCTGTACGGGGGAAATTCCACACAGTCATCGACTTTCCATCTGAAAG acCAAGTCCACCCAGCAAGATAAAGGAATCACCAGCTGGCTGTTGGTGTTCCTGCTTCAGCCTCAGAAAAGCATCCTCTGTGGCCAAACGCCAACCGCAGCACCGTCCCAGGGAGCCCACAGATACAGACGTTGTAGTGCTGGCAG GTGATTCGAGCTCTTGTCAACCCAGATGTGCCAGAGCAAGTAGtgatgctgggctgtgtgcttccATGAATGGAGGGCTGTTAGGAAGCACAAGTGGCTGTGGATCAGCTGACCGCCTGGCGCATAACAACAGTGACGGACACAAGGAGCTCATCCAAGTTCAAGCCCTCATTTCTCCCGgctctgctgaagatgctgacctGAGCCTGCCAGAAACCACAGGCACCAGCCTGGACTGTGACCCAGTgcctctgcagtgcagcccagcccaagCAGAGCCCGTGTGTCCCGACAGCAGCACCtccatgctggagcaggtcaGCACCAGCGAGGAGAAGCTGAGCCTCTTGGAGGAGGACTTAGATTCAGGCCTCCAGTCCCAggcactgggcagcagcactgagagctctgAGCCACTCTCTCCGTGA